One Gordonia mangrovi genomic region harbors:
- the mcrC gene encoding 5-methylcytosine-specific restriction endonuclease system specificity protein McrC, whose amino-acid sequence MTTPGVIVSGSTEIPVRNLWLLMLYASTLFQRDERLRTGSIEDNPDELFDLVSEILVTATERRLQRSLGRQYRSRSDTLTRVRGQIDVLATESRMLLAQGRVACRFDELSVDNLRNRVLRTALVLAARHVGDLTLERRARSLAEILTQYGVSSQLVTQREAAQLALGRNEQDDVEAIDAARLLLQMTIPAESVGKHSTRDPEREAQAIRRLYEAAVRGFYRAVLPSEWKVAVGEVHHHWPVIGASSGLMAVLPIMKTDTLLESASRRIIVETKFADALKPNQYGAIKLSRDHVFQLYAYVQSQHGKDELSTTAEGVLLYPVVGQHLDETATIQGHRYRFMTVDLGASASSIRDTLLSVPRNAGAVR is encoded by the coding sequence TTGACAACACCAGGCGTCATCGTCAGCGGCAGCACCGAAATACCTGTACGCAACCTCTGGCTGCTGATGCTGTACGCCTCCACGCTGTTCCAACGCGACGAGCGTCTCCGCACCGGCTCCATCGAAGACAACCCCGATGAGCTGTTCGACCTGGTGTCTGAAATCCTGGTCACCGCCACCGAGCGGCGCCTGCAGCGAAGCCTTGGCCGGCAGTACCGATCTCGATCCGACACGCTCACCCGGGTGCGGGGGCAGATCGATGTCCTTGCCACCGAGTCGAGAATGTTGCTCGCCCAAGGTCGGGTCGCGTGCCGGTTCGACGAGCTCTCGGTCGACAACCTCCGCAACCGAGTGCTGCGGACAGCACTGGTCCTGGCCGCGCGGCATGTCGGCGACCTCACGCTGGAGCGCCGAGCGCGGTCACTGGCCGAGATCCTCACCCAGTACGGAGTGTCCTCTCAACTGGTGACCCAGCGTGAGGCAGCGCAACTCGCGCTGGGTCGGAATGAGCAGGACGATGTCGAAGCGATCGATGCCGCACGCCTGCTGCTGCAGATGACGATTCCGGCGGAGTCGGTGGGTAAGCACTCGACACGAGATCCCGAACGCGAGGCGCAGGCGATCCGCAGGCTCTACGAGGCCGCGGTGCGCGGCTTCTACCGCGCAGTGCTGCCCTCCGAATGGAAGGTCGCCGTTGGCGAGGTGCATCACCACTGGCCGGTCATCGGCGCGAGTAGCGGCCTGATGGCTGTACTGCCGATCATGAAGACGGACACGCTGCTCGAGTCCGCATCGCGGCGCATCATCGTCGAAACCAAATTCGCTGACGCACTCAAACCCAATCAGTATGGCGCCATCAAGCTCTCCCGTGACCACGTCTTTCAGCTCTACGCCTACGTGCAGTCGCAGCATGGCAAAGACGAACTCTCGACAACCGCCGAAGGAGTGCTGCTGTACCCGGTCGTCGGACAGCACCTCGACGAGACCGCGACGATCCAGGGCCACCGCTACCGGTTCATGACGGTCGATCTCGGCGCGAGTGCTTCCTCCATCCGCGACACGCTGCTAAGCGTTCCGCGGAACGCGGGTGCGGTCAGGTGA
- a CDS encoding TetR/AcrR family transcriptional regulator, with protein sequence MAGGTKRLPRAVREQQMLDAAVKVFSENGYREASMDSIAAEAEISKPMLYLYYGSKDELFSACIERESTRFIEAMSVGFDPSLRQRDQAYTVVKEFLRFVDEHRQSWKVLYRVAVGTQTFSHFVSDSRKRVTEMVTELIRAGTTVEGARDIDFELTAVALVGAGEAVADRITEGDVDLETATDLLVGITWRGLKGVGTADAGLD encoded by the coding sequence ATGGCCGGCGGTACCAAACGGTTGCCCCGTGCGGTGCGGGAACAGCAGATGCTCGACGCCGCGGTCAAGGTGTTCTCCGAGAACGGCTACCGCGAGGCGTCGATGGACTCCATCGCCGCCGAGGCGGAGATCAGCAAGCCGATGCTGTACCTGTATTACGGCTCCAAGGACGAGCTGTTCAGCGCCTGCATCGAGCGCGAGTCCACCCGGTTCATCGAGGCCATGAGCGTCGGCTTCGACCCGTCGCTGCGCCAGCGCGACCAGGCCTACACCGTCGTCAAGGAGTTCCTCCGCTTCGTCGACGAGCACCGGCAGTCGTGGAAGGTGCTCTATCGCGTCGCCGTCGGCACCCAGACGTTCTCGCACTTCGTCTCCGACAGCCGCAAACGCGTCACCGAGATGGTCACCGAACTCATCCGCGCGGGCACCACCGTCGAGGGCGCCCGCGACATCGACTTCGAACTCACCGCCGTCGCCTTGGTGGGTGCCGGTGAGGCCGTCGCCGACCGCATCACCGAAGGCGATGTGGACCTCGAGACCGCCACCGACCTACTCGTCGGCATCACCTGGCGCGGTCTGAAGGGAGTCGGCACCGCCGACGCGGGCCTCGACTGA
- a CDS encoding type I restriction-modification system subunit M, producing the protein MITGEQKSKVDAVWDAFWSGGIANPLQVMEQITYLLFIRRLDDEQTRALNRANLTKKPIQDNPFPVDRDELRWSVFKNYAADEMFETVDKKVFPFIQTMRDEDSTYAHFMKDARLAIPNAAMLVKVVDLLDKIEMQDLDTKGDIYEYMLAKIASSGQNGQFRTPRHIIKLMVEMMAPEVGDTIVDPASGTCGFLVAATEYVREHHAGEVNSGPGAKHFHHNMFHGFDFDNTMLRIGSMNMLLHGVEQPDIRYRDSLAEANTGDAGAYSMVLANPPFAGSLDYENTAKDLQQIVKTKKTELLFLALFLRLLKPGGRAAVIVPDGVLFGSSKAHKELRRMLVDDHKLDAVVKLPSGVFKPYAGVSTAILFFTKTNSGGTDHVWFYDVQADGYSLDDKRTPLLDAAKLGPIPAIAATDQPDSSSLLAEGGGEGAAYRDPLTTEDHAKNNLPDVLRRWAERDGAELKRARTEQSFCVPRNAIEEQGYDLSLNRYKEIVHEEVEHRTPAEILDELEKMELGIQSGLAELREMLAGGGE; encoded by the coding sequence GTGATCACCGGAGAGCAGAAGAGCAAGGTCGACGCGGTCTGGGACGCGTTCTGGTCGGGTGGCATCGCCAACCCGTTGCAGGTGATGGAGCAGATCACCTACCTGCTGTTCATCCGACGCCTCGACGATGAGCAGACGCGCGCATTGAACCGCGCCAACCTGACCAAGAAGCCAATCCAGGACAACCCGTTTCCGGTCGATCGCGACGAACTCCGCTGGTCGGTGTTCAAGAACTACGCCGCCGACGAGATGTTCGAGACCGTCGACAAGAAAGTCTTCCCGTTCATCCAGACCATGCGTGACGAGGATTCCACCTACGCGCACTTCATGAAGGATGCGCGGCTCGCGATCCCCAACGCGGCGATGCTGGTGAAGGTCGTCGATCTGCTCGACAAGATCGAGATGCAAGACCTCGACACCAAGGGCGACATCTACGAGTACATGCTCGCCAAGATCGCCAGTTCCGGACAGAACGGCCAGTTCCGCACTCCCCGCCACATCATCAAACTGATGGTGGAGATGATGGCCCCGGAAGTGGGGGACACCATCGTCGACCCGGCCTCGGGCACCTGCGGCTTCCTCGTCGCTGCCACCGAATACGTGCGCGAGCACCACGCCGGCGAGGTCAACTCCGGTCCCGGCGCGAAGCACTTTCACCACAACATGTTCCACGGCTTCGACTTCGACAACACCATGCTGCGGATCGGCTCGATGAATATGCTGCTGCATGGCGTCGAGCAGCCCGACATTCGCTATCGGGACTCGTTGGCCGAAGCCAACACCGGTGACGCAGGCGCGTATTCGATGGTGCTGGCCAACCCGCCGTTCGCCGGCAGCCTCGACTATGAGAACACCGCCAAGGATCTACAGCAAATCGTCAAGACCAAGAAAACCGAGCTGCTATTCCTGGCTCTGTTCCTGCGGCTCCTCAAGCCTGGCGGCCGCGCCGCAGTGATCGTGCCCGACGGCGTGCTGTTCGGATCATCCAAGGCGCACAAGGAGCTTCGGCGGATGCTGGTCGACGACCACAAGCTCGACGCCGTGGTCAAACTCCCGTCCGGCGTGTTCAAGCCCTACGCCGGTGTCTCGACCGCGATCCTCTTCTTCACCAAGACGAACTCCGGCGGCACCGACCACGTCTGGTTCTACGACGTCCAGGCCGATGGATACTCGCTCGACGACAAGCGAACCCCACTCCTCGACGCCGCCAAGCTCGGACCGATCCCCGCAATCGCTGCGACCGACCAGCCCGACTCGAGTTCTCTGCTGGCTGAGGGCGGCGGCGAAGGAGCCGCGTATCGAGACCCCCTCACCACAGAAGACCACGCCAAGAACAACCTCCCCGACGTCCTGCGGCGATGGGCCGAACGTGATGGCGCCGAACTGAAACGCGCCCGCACTGAGCAGTCCTTCTGCGTTCCGCGGAACGCGATCGAGGAGCAGGGCTACGACCTGAGCCTCAATCGCTACAAGGAGATCGTCCACGAAGAGGTGGAGCACCGGACACCGGCGGAGATCCTCGACGAGCTAGAGAAAATGGAGTTGGGCATCCAGTCAGGGTTGGCGGAGCTGCGGGAGATGCTGGCTGGGGGTGGGGAGTGA
- a CDS encoding AAA family ATPase, producing MSTAVPLVPPWPKFARPVLDVLSDGNVWKTADLKQAVMTRQELTQEQLAETLNSGQGKADNRIGWALSFVTRAQAVEKIKNGQSRITDFGRQMLRDHPVEITEADLKAIPAYQEYKPKKRSSTPVGLDVEALPSHWFVGAFFADLEGYVGPIGDQTEQFVREGRWFNGNEGKYLDHVRSMKSGERIAIKAAFTRMHDLPFETKGHRVSVMAIKAVGTIRYNHGDGYNIDVDWEPLDSVREWYFYTNQQTVWQVKPADWKSKALIAFAFDGEDQDYDEFRNTGAWAERFGDDAPVVLDEGDDETLEEELPSTPTYGIADIIADGCFIPSSTLAGYLEALDRKKNLILQGPPGTGKTWLAKRLGRALIGRGASDVLRSVQFHPTMSYEDFVRGWRPSGDGRLTLKDGLFLEIINDALATPGRKHVLVIEEINRGNLAQIFGELLTLLEADKRVATEALTLTYRKPNEDPVFIPENLYIIGTMNLADRSLAIVDFALRRRFAFADLSPQFNDAWRNWVSSRNRVDATVLADLATRIDALNTQIAEYRSLGAQYCIGHSFFTPANDTRIDDPSSWIRGVVDQEIRPLLAEYWFDDPARVETETAKLIGTP from the coding sequence GTGAGCACCGCCGTACCCCTTGTGCCGCCGTGGCCTAAGTTTGCGCGCCCAGTCCTGGATGTTCTCAGTGATGGGAACGTCTGGAAGACTGCAGATCTCAAACAGGCCGTGATGACCCGTCAAGAACTTACCCAAGAGCAGCTTGCGGAGACGCTGAATTCCGGACAGGGTAAGGCTGACAACCGAATCGGCTGGGCGTTGTCCTTCGTTACTCGTGCCCAAGCCGTCGAGAAGATCAAGAATGGTCAGTCGCGAATCACCGATTTCGGGCGTCAGATGCTTCGCGATCATCCGGTTGAGATCACCGAAGCTGACCTCAAGGCGATTCCCGCATATCAGGAATACAAGCCGAAGAAGCGCTCATCCACCCCTGTTGGTCTTGATGTAGAAGCGCTGCCGTCTCACTGGTTCGTTGGAGCCTTCTTTGCTGACCTCGAGGGTTACGTGGGGCCGATCGGCGATCAAACTGAGCAGTTTGTCAGGGAAGGTCGCTGGTTCAACGGGAACGAGGGCAAGTACCTCGATCATGTCAGGTCGATGAAGTCAGGCGAGAGAATCGCGATCAAGGCCGCGTTCACGCGCATGCACGATCTGCCCTTCGAGACCAAGGGACACCGCGTGTCGGTGATGGCGATCAAAGCCGTTGGGACGATTCGCTATAACCATGGAGATGGCTACAACATCGATGTCGACTGGGAACCTCTGGACTCGGTGAGGGAGTGGTACTTCTACACGAATCAGCAGACGGTGTGGCAGGTCAAGCCAGCCGATTGGAAGTCAAAGGCACTCATAGCTTTTGCATTTGACGGTGAAGACCAAGACTATGACGAGTTCCGCAACACGGGTGCGTGGGCCGAGAGGTTTGGCGATGATGCCCCAGTGGTGCTTGACGAGGGTGACGACGAGACGCTCGAGGAAGAACTTCCGTCGACCCCGACCTACGGAATCGCCGACATCATCGCTGACGGCTGTTTCATCCCATCCTCGACGCTTGCTGGCTACCTCGAAGCTCTTGATCGCAAGAAGAATCTGATCCTCCAAGGGCCACCTGGAACGGGGAAAACTTGGCTTGCCAAACGACTTGGCCGAGCGTTGATCGGTCGTGGTGCGTCTGACGTTCTTCGATCGGTCCAGTTCCATCCGACGATGAGCTACGAGGACTTCGTTCGCGGTTGGCGCCCGAGCGGCGATGGCAGGCTTACCCTCAAAGACGGATTGTTTCTGGAGATCATCAACGACGCGCTCGCAACACCCGGCCGCAAACACGTACTGGTGATCGAGGAGATCAACCGCGGCAATCTCGCGCAGATCTTCGGTGAGCTGCTGACACTCCTGGAGGCCGACAAGCGTGTAGCCACGGAGGCCTTGACCCTCACATATCGAAAGCCAAACGAAGACCCGGTCTTCATCCCCGAGAATCTCTACATCATCGGCACCATGAATCTCGCCGACCGGTCGCTGGCCATCGTCGACTTCGCGCTGCGACGCCGGTTTGCCTTCGCTGATCTGTCGCCGCAGTTCAACGACGCGTGGCGGAACTGGGTGTCGTCCCGAAACCGTGTCGACGCAACCGTTCTCGCCGACCTGGCCACCCGAATCGACGCGCTCAACACGCAGATCGCCGAGTACCGGTCGCTCGGCGCCCAGTACTGCATTGGCCACAGCTTCTTCACGCCGGCCAATGACACGCGGATCGACGATCCGTCTTCGTGGATCCGTGGTGTCGTCGACCAAGAGATTCGGCCGCTCCTGGCCGAGTACTGGTTCGACGACCCGGCGAGAGTGGAGACCGAGACCGCGAAGTTGATCGGCACGCCTTGA
- a CDS encoding ATP-binding protein produces the protein MDPLLNPYTPNAGATPAVVVGRDDQMRHFELLLARLERSRTEQSMIVTGLRGVGKTVLLREFQKKANDRGWAIVELEVSKHDDQYFRRQIGQVVRQALLSISPRTRWGARGQKAAAILRSFTLTVDSEGRLTAGWDVSGYDDAAADTGDLAMDLTELLVAVGEAAQDKGKGVVLLLDEIQFLRREQLEALIAGIHKCVQRQVPITMVGAGLPQIAELAGEAKSYAERLFKFPTIGELSEEDARYALNEPAKEEGAEFTDGALDLALELTGRYPYFIQELGYAVWGVAADQTITVDDVREAQTTYEDKLDSSFFRVRLDRATELEQAYMRAMAELGPQPQLAGDVARLLNRSSQQCAPTRSTLIEKGLLYTPGHGYAAFTVPHFDQFMKRSVPELKVPAIKPRKRRRK, from the coding sequence ATGGACCCATTGCTCAACCCGTACACGCCGAACGCGGGAGCAACGCCAGCCGTAGTCGTTGGCCGCGACGACCAGATGCGGCACTTCGAACTCCTGCTTGCCCGGTTGGAGAGGTCTAGGACCGAGCAGTCGATGATCGTCACCGGGCTTCGCGGTGTAGGCAAGACGGTGCTGCTGCGCGAGTTCCAGAAGAAGGCGAATGACCGAGGTTGGGCGATCGTCGAGCTCGAAGTGAGCAAGCATGACGACCAGTACTTCCGCCGCCAGATTGGGCAGGTTGTGAGGCAAGCTCTCTTGAGTATCTCCCCCCGCACGAGGTGGGGGGCCCGAGGTCAGAAGGCAGCTGCGATTCTGCGCTCGTTCACTCTGACGGTCGACAGCGAGGGCCGCCTCACAGCGGGGTGGGACGTCTCGGGATACGACGATGCTGCCGCGGACACAGGCGACCTCGCTATGGACCTCACCGAGCTCCTTGTTGCGGTGGGCGAGGCAGCCCAGGACAAGGGAAAGGGCGTGGTGTTGCTCTTGGATGAGATCCAGTTCCTACGCCGCGAGCAGTTGGAAGCGCTGATCGCGGGAATCCACAAATGTGTCCAGCGTCAAGTCCCGATCACGATGGTTGGAGCGGGGCTGCCCCAGATTGCCGAGTTGGCCGGCGAGGCGAAATCGTACGCGGAGCGGCTGTTCAAGTTCCCGACCATTGGTGAGCTTAGTGAGGAAGACGCGCGCTACGCGTTGAACGAACCCGCAAAGGAGGAGGGGGCCGAGTTCACGGATGGTGCACTCGACCTTGCGTTGGAACTAACAGGTAGATACCCGTATTTCATTCAAGAACTCGGTTATGCAGTCTGGGGTGTCGCAGCTGACCAAACCATCACCGTCGACGACGTTCGGGAGGCGCAAACGACATACGAGGACAAACTCGATTCCAGCTTCTTCCGGGTTCGACTCGACCGAGCGACCGAGCTGGAGCAGGCGTACATGCGCGCAATGGCGGAACTCGGGCCTCAACCTCAACTCGCCGGCGACGTTGCTCGTCTGCTGAATCGCAGTTCTCAACAATGCGCTCCGACACGATCGACACTCATCGAAAAAGGCCTCCTGTACACCCCGGGCCACGGATACGCGGCGTTCACCGTTCCTCATTTCGACCAGTTCATGAAGAGGTCGGTTCCCGAGCTCAAAGTACCTGCGATCAAACCGAGAAAACGACGGCGCAAGTAG
- a CDS encoding restriction endonuclease subunit S, with amino-acid sequence MSWPQVALGEVAGVAGPKAGEAGSRLPVYSVTKHRGFVRSSDYFNKQVFSRDLSGYRTVKAGQFAYATIHLDEGSVGIAPEDSLVSPMYTVFEVNPALVEPRYLLRYLKSARALAVYPSLGSGSAERRKAIPFKRLASLNVPLPPLPEQRRIAAILDHADALRAKRRETIARLDELKQSIFIDMFGDPSANPRSLPIGSIGELVESARYGTSEKSSTEGKYPVLRMGNLTANGRIDVSDLKYMDLAADQLERYTVRSGDLLFNRTNSPDLVGKTAVYRSSDPAAYAGYLIRVRTNDNGDPEYISGYLNSRHGKAVLRSMCKSIIGMANINARELQGIKILKPPIVDQRAYAQSVAAVEAHQRSLEDEYVVLNSLFSSLQSRAFRGEL; translated from the coding sequence GTGAGCTGGCCGCAGGTTGCGTTGGGCGAAGTCGCAGGTGTCGCCGGACCGAAGGCGGGCGAGGCAGGTAGCCGCCTGCCCGTTTACTCCGTCACCAAGCACCGTGGTTTCGTTCGCAGCTCGGACTACTTCAACAAGCAGGTGTTCAGTCGTGATTTGTCGGGCTACAGGACCGTGAAGGCCGGACAGTTCGCCTATGCAACTATTCACTTGGACGAAGGTTCAGTAGGGATCGCACCCGAGGACTCGTTGGTCAGTCCGATGTACACCGTCTTTGAGGTCAACCCGGCCCTCGTCGAACCGCGATATCTGCTTCGGTATTTGAAGTCGGCTAGGGCGCTTGCGGTCTATCCCAGCCTCGGAAGCGGGTCGGCAGAACGGCGGAAAGCCATCCCGTTCAAGCGGCTAGCGTCCCTGAATGTGCCACTCCCTCCCCTCCCCGAACAACGCCGGATCGCAGCCATCCTTGACCACGCCGACGCCCTCCGCGCCAAGCGCCGGGAGACGATCGCGCGGCTCGACGAGCTTAAGCAGTCGATCTTCATCGACATGTTTGGCGATCCATCCGCGAACCCGAGATCGTTGCCTATCGGTTCGATAGGCGAACTTGTCGAGAGCGCCCGGTATGGAACGTCTGAAAAGAGCTCGACCGAGGGCAAGTACCCCGTGCTGAGAATGGGAAATCTCACTGCGAATGGACGTATCGACGTGAGCGATCTGAAGTACATGGACCTTGCAGCCGATCAGCTTGAGCGATACACGGTCAGATCAGGTGACCTGCTGTTCAATCGCACCAACAGCCCCGATCTCGTTGGAAAGACCGCGGTATATCGATCGTCAGACCCTGCAGCCTACGCGGGTTATCTGATCAGGGTGCGCACCAACGACAACGGTGATCCAGAGTACATATCCGGCTATCTCAACTCCCGACATGGGAAGGCTGTACTTCGGAGCATGTGCAAGAGCATCATAGGCATGGCGAACATCAACGCCAGAGAGTTGCAGGGCATCAAGATCCTCAAACCGCCGATTGTCGACCAGCGAGCGTACGCACAGTCAGTTGCCGCGGTGGAAGCCCATCAACGCTCGCTAGAGGATGAGTACGTCGTCCTCAACTCCCTCTTCTCGTCGCTGCAATCCCGCGCATTTCGAGGCGAGTTGTGA